The proteins below come from a single Tribolium castaneum strain GA2 chromosome 9, icTriCast1.1, whole genome shotgun sequence genomic window:
- the LOC656932 gene encoding mucin-2 isoform X2, with translation MKFCYLLFFICLLSVDAQRRSVKSELLSENEPQPKTARRGRARFTLTSESPQVDEPKRSETSSRRLSSRRRPSETHVATPVKIAKSYEVEEIVDEAPLEALRRPKSKLFAETPIESFRKPSNSKLYTEAKFEETPVESVRRPSSKLYNEPKFEETPVESVRRPSAKLYTEAKFHETSERRPVKSRVLTETKFEAQNAPSSNALFQPSTTENLDEIIKSIGDVLDTTSSSVPLSSTLSSSSLESLSSELTSEVTKIDNDISRTQPETTTPITSRTTRRSNGRSRSNVAASPTVASRVRSRTRATRRPEEPSPAPTAGRTVHRGARRRNEPPSVESRTRGPPVIQAAETMEAPTRSRNGRRTPGTAARKNEEVTVPEKVTLDLPQSRRLGSRKSVETTTFRSRSRTRSRDIPPIIDEQKLEVLPLFERESKTVRPLRSGNSRRRNINSAEEVETSATENDIKVGPKPPKETVVVETRTESTIKRRKIISKVSRRSTTTSKPTVQTSKTTVQTPKSTIVTRKPVVKESVISEVSEVTSKRTVSRQNKAARTKTESPKFVQRGTKKSEINLTNVKSKSSVTSSEEEIDDSDNYPEQFKALLQAKKQKKESRSQHRLVTAAPAVTKTTEKVVNSSPSSTTQVIASEASRQLEESENELVPRKVQPGRRFTQTTEKATRPTRKSKVARSTTVAPSTSTKEHRFHAKFNTEPEATTSSPVKSGRSLSPKPPRGLYSSRKTKESYTKNKSPSGQIPTPKKSNRYSSRYRNDAAARGAIRTSTNAPAYLPTIPTITPPTTSVKSSYRDKDLGVEVISFDDPVNTVPSANLVSGEYLASSTESHLTSPLVNWQNNKIKTETEKTLFLKVAASQTKTTEKPFSIIESIINSITAISTTEKPDPTKLTFSTDDPTQASAILKLATKKPTKLDKTQTTQLIPVVTVTSEKPTTIIERILSSLSAIQADNNTDTKNFKSKQVGSNFNTISSPSTTPITRVTKSTLSAQYSTTVNPLTVLDEISNEQILQKRTIGKLLALLNTLTSTTPRSHPTQLVVVTPKATNYVVGTRVIPTSATATSTTIEPILSSTVTTTTTTEPTTTSTTTAPTTTTTTTSNQLFTSPSPSGASISSRVKPPESTTMRYTTTPTYTTLSTLMPPTTTMSSITTPSRTEAVPTTMTPKDISNEIGALPLSFETGGSTTPSTTTDSSLSVGTTEPFDTDTDFVFPSTIPALVNFEVSPGSVSIFSANDLSNVITPEDGPSTTVTIPGRTNLPETVITTQTSTEVTTPVQTTTPIPNSADSNAKTQTSVTLNSRIASTDPSTTPMSTTVPSATEAPTTTTQNPTTTDGSTTTMAATNTSSQDISSNVIDTTGPPEKSNTSTVIPPTNITSRTSGRSGRLLNVVQDSVQNSIENTTSVDKDYYIFAVLNNNTVLRKRPSRFPNKETPFLIVGVYPNNTIVRKFPNGTLVPMEPVIRVSGFDTRENPPPLPEITSNQVTPDQGSRPDNKNLQTVEQNTIPPVEANPLSISTVNIPPTTGTTPSSTVPTAQANPLSVSSSSSTSTTESSTSTSTSTSSPPPVSTTSATTTSSTTSAATLPTLTEILTGRTGKAFNSIINISDLTKVETLKVDPKTNRVLNADEFKNKTGVIYRWKPVTSSTYMFQTDLTSTTLPSPTLSNRILDNPTTMPPMTSMRFTTMPPMTSMRFTTMPPMTLPASIRLTTTPTTTMAPTTTPFFTTTTMPPTTTPMQTRRQTTIPPFTQPVTSSFQTTTGFPTSTYFPQFLTTLFSTIRPRRVSATESPITIVTPISNRIQPVTSPRVDISTNVFDLTTAGSTRRPTTVDLTTGTTRRIATTTVPTTVPFTVPISTTVRSRRRSTTTTTTLPTTTTILTTTTPPTTRATSQRSARRSTTTEATTTTTNATKKLRQLTEQQKKDLEAIAQLEQEQAAILRQLAFLTNLNIGGNMRTTTDRTDLAKRIVALAVERDKDRPKPITTTPLPEVSTPESKREAKKISVSSDQSLEEIVKQFNIVTPSPITTEYGKSNDAIIAALLKEQGIGPTTPKVLEDVYSHTTTTTKRPKTTTRPPGPLMQSLNWLLNVLAPQPTTTTTTKRPKPKTKTKSKPKPKPKPEPKPDEILTHQPTHITPVVTAAPRRNLVSSLSQQDIQKLIRQLENIQKDPTNSQELDFSQIKSLQALLNSDEGVQVTSSGSTGATSRPNTTPLTTAKRRNKGRVAKSTTAEPLSVSNSIADDEEFVSTTTTRSRVSLPPVRLRPVPGIEDGDTLVRGQLITAAVNVTRAISSFLGTALQDAAQQVSRLFANGSANFKDYLGSSSVLANASNFSAASRV, from the exons atgaaattttgttatttgcttTTCTTCATCTGTCTTCTTAGTGTGGACGCGCAGAGAAGATCGGTG AAGTCTGAATTACTATCCGAAAATGAACCGCAACCAAAAACTGCAAGACGAGGACGAGCTAGATTTACTCTAACTTCGGAAAGTCCTCAAGTCGATGAACCAAAACGATCAGAAACATCTAGTCGGCGGTTAAGTTCACGCAGACGACCATCAGAGACTCATGTAGCAACTCCAGTTAAGATAGCTAAAAGTTACGAAGTTGAAGAAATCGTTGACGAAGCACCTTTAGAAGCACTACGAAGgcctaaatcgaaattatttgcTGAAACTCCAATTGAATCATTTAGAAAACCTAGCAATTCAAAGTTGTACACTGAGGCTAAATTTGAGGAAACTCCAGTCGAATCAGTCCGCAGACCTAGCTCAAAATTATACAATGAACCGAAATTTGAAGAAACTCCAGTCGAATCAGTCCGGAGACCTAGCGCAAAATTATACACTGAAGCCAAGTTTCACGAAACTTCAGAAAGACGACCCGTCAAATCAAGGGTTTTAACAGAAACTAAATTCGAAGCGCAAAATGCGCCCTCTTCCAATGCATTGTTTCAACCATCAACTACCGAAAATTTGGACGAAATAATCAAAAGTATCGGAGATGTTTTAGACACTACTTCCTCCTCAGTGCCCTTATCTTCGACTCTTTCCTCCTCCAGTTTAGAATCATTATCATCTGAACTGACAAGTGAGGTAACGAAAATTGATAATGACATCAGTCGGACTCAACCTGAAACTACTACTCCCATAACTTCAAGAACCACAAGACGGAGTAACGGACGAAGTAGAAGTAACGTAGCAGCAAGTCCTACTGTTGCGTCCCGAGTTCGTTCAAGAACTAGAGCTACCAGAAGGCCAGAAGAGCCAAGTCCTGCTCCTACTGCTGGTAGAACGGTTCATAGAGGAGCAAGACGTCGAAATGAACCGCCTTCTGTTGAGTCTAGAACGAGAGGACCTCCAGTAATTCAAGCTGCTGAAACAATGGAAGCACCAACACGATCGCGGAACGGTAGAAGAACTCCTGGAACAGCTGCTAGAAAAAATGAAGAGGTTACAGTACCGGAAAAAGTAACCCTCGACCTCCCACAATCTCGTAGATTGGGTAGTAGAAAAAGTGTCGAAACGACAACATTTAGAAGTCGGTCTAGAACACGTTCCAGGGACATTCCCCCAATTATAGACGAACAAAAATTAGAAGTTTTACCTCTCTTTGAACGAGAGAGTAAAACCGTACGACCTTTGAGGAGTGGTAATTCAAGACGTCGTAACATAAATTCAGCCGAAGAAGTTGAAACCAGTGCCACAGAAAATGACATTAAAGTTGGCCCAAAACCACCGAAAGAAACCGTGGTTGTTGAAACTCGAACGGAATCCACAATCAAGcgaagaaaaattattagtaaaGTATCTCGTAGATCAACAACAACAAGTAAACCAACAGTGCAGACAAGTAAAACTACAGTTCAGACTCCCAAATCGACAATCGTGACTCGAAAACCTGTAGTGAAAGAATCTGTGATTTCTGAAGTATCGGAAGTTACTTCAAAACGCACTGTGTCTAGACAAAATAAAGCAGCGAGGACTAAAACCGAAAGTCCTAAATTTGTCCAAAGAGGAACAAAAAAGTCTGAGATTAATTTGACAAACGTGAAAAGTAAATCAAGTGTGACAAGCTCAGAGGAAGAGATCGATGATTCTGATAATTACCCTGAACAATTCAAAGCATTGTTGCAAGCTAAGAAACAGAAAAAA GAGTCAAGGTCGCAACATCGTCTTGTAACTGCGGCTCCGGCAGTCACGAAGACAACAGAGAAGGTCGTGAACTCTTCTCCGAGCTCCACAACGCAAGTCATCGCATCGGAAGCAAGCCGCCag CTGGAAGAATCCGAAAATGAGTTAGTCCCCCGCAAAGTGCAGCCAGGACGCCGGTTTACTCAAACCACCGAAAAAGCCACTAGGCCAACGAGAAAAAGCAAAGTTGCTCGCTCGACCACTGTTGCGCCATCAACATCCACAAAAGAGCACAGATTCCATGCTAAATTTAACACCGAACCAGAAGCCACGACTAGTAGTCCAGTGAAATCGGGGAGGAGTCTGTCGCCGAAACCTCCTCGTGGACTGTATAGCAGCAGAAAAACGAAGGAAAGTTacacgaaaaataaaagtccATCAGGACAG ATTCCGACGCCGAAAAAATCGAATCGATACAGTTCGAGATATCGCAACGACGCCGCTGCGAGAGGTGCTATTCGGACCAGCACCAATGCCCCAGCTTACCTGCCCACCATACCCACTATCACTCCACCGACAACTTCG GTAAAATCGTCGTACCGAGATAAAGATTTGGGAGTGGAGGTAATCAGTTTCGATGACCCTGTGAATACGGTCCCTTCAGCAAATCTAGTTAGCGGAGAATACCTCGCTTCCTCGACTGAAAGTCACCTAACTAGTCCCTTGGTAAATTGGCAAAACAACAAGATAAAAAccgaaactgaaaaaactctCTTCCTAAAGGTAGCGGCATCCCAAACCAAGACCACCGAAAAACCCTTTTCAATTATCGAGAGTATAATAAATTCCATTACTGCTATTTCTACCACCGAAAAACCCGACCCGACAAAACTAACTTTTTCGACCGATGATCCGACACAAGCATCcgctattttaaaactggcGACCAAAAAACCGACAAAACTTGACAAGACACAAACCACCCAATTAATTCCTGTTGTGACAGTGACTAGTGAAAAACCCACAACCATCATCGAAAGAATTCTCAGTTCTTTGTCAGCAATTCAGGCTGATAACAACACGgacactaaaaatttcaaatcgaAGCAAGTAGGtagcaattttaatacaattagTTCTCCGTCCACCACACCTATCACTAGAGTGACTAAATCTACGCTTTCTGCACAATACAGCACCACTGTGAATCCTTTGACTGTATTAGATGAGATTTCAAATgaacaaattttgcaaaaacgcaCCATAGGTAAATTGTTAGCTCTTCTCAATACTTTAACTTCGACGACGCCACGCTCACATCCCACACAATTAGTTGTTGTTACGCCGAAAGCCACAAACTATGTAGTTGGTACTAGAGTTATACCCACATCGGCCACTGCTACATCAACAACTATCGAACCTATATTAAGCTCGACTGTTACAACCACCACTACAACTGAACCTACGACAACCTCCACCACAACAGCACCTACAACAACAACTACAACCACTTCTAATCAACTTTTCACTTCGCCGAGTCCAAGTGGCGCGTCTATAAGCTCAAGAGTAAAACCGCCAGAATCGACCACAATGAGATACACAACAACACCAACATATACCACACTGTCTACACTAATGCCGCCTACGACCACAATGAGCTCGATCACTACACCTTCTCGAACTGAAGCAGTTCCGACAACAATGACACCTAAAGATATTTCCAATGAAATTGGAGCTCTTCCTCTTTCTTTCGAAACGGGTGGTAGTACCACGCCGTCTACTACTACTGATTCGTCTTTATCAGTCGGTACTACCGAACCATTCGATACTGATACCGATTTTGTGTTTCCTTCAACAATACCAGCATTAGTTAATTTCGAAGTAAGTCCAGGCAGCGTGTCTATCTTCTCTGCTAATGATTTGTCTAATGTAATAACACCAGAAGATGGTCCTAGTACCACAGTAACTATTCCAGGCAGAACTAATCTTCCAGAAACTGTCATAACAACTCAAACGAGTACTGAAGTCACAACTCCTGTTCAAACTACTACTCCTATTCCCAATTCTGCTGATAGTAACGCCAAAACGCAAACTAGTGTCACTTTAAATAGTCGTATCGCTTCAACTGATCCTAGTACTACTCCCATGAGTACAACAGTTCCTAGTGCCACAGAGGCACCGACTACTACGACGCAGAATCCGACTACCACTGATGGTAGTACTACCACAATGGCTGCCACTAATACTTCATCTCAAGACATTTCGTCTAACGTTATCGATACGACGGGTCCTCCCGAGAAATCTAATACTAGCACTGTCATTCCTCCGACTAATATAACCTCGAGAACTTCGGGTCGTTCCGGCCGCCTTTTGAACGTAGTTCAAGACTCTGTGCAAAATTCCATCGAAAATACGACCAGTGTAGACAAAGATTACTACATTTTTGCCGTGTTAAATAACAATACTGTCTTGCGTAAACGACCAAGTAGATTCCCAAATAAAGAAACACCTTTCCTTATTGTCGGTGTGTACCCTAACAACACCATAGTGAGAAAATTCCCCAATGGTACCCTTGTTCCAATGGAACCTGTTATAAGGGTAAGCGGATTCGATACACGCGAAAACCCTCCACCCTTACCGGAAATAACCAGTAACCAAGTAACCCCCGACCAAGGCAGCCGACcggataataaaaatcttCAAACG GTTGAACAAAATACAATCCCACCTGTTGAGGCAAACCCATTGTCTATAAGTACTGTTAATATTCCACCAACCACCGGAACTACACCTAGTAGTACCGTCCCTACAGCTCAAGCAAACCCATTATCAgttagtagtagtagtagtaccAGCACAACTGAAAGTAGCACTTCTACAAGCACTAGTACTAGTAGTCCTCCGCCTGTTTCTACGACTTCCGCTACTACAACATCTAGCACAACTTCCGCTGCAACTCTGCCAACTCTGACGGAAATTTTAACGGGAAGAACAGGAAAAGCTTTCAATAGTATCATAAATATCTCCGATCTAACTAAAGTCGAGACGCTTAAGGTCGATCCGAAG ACGAATCGGGTTTTAAATGCCGACgagttcaaaaataaaactggtgTTATTTATCGTTGGAAACCGGTGACAAGCTCCACATACATGTTTCAG ACCGATCTTACGTCGACCACTCTTCCGTCGCCAACCCTCTCAAACCGAATTTTAGACAATCCGACAACTATGCCTCCAATGACTTCAATGCGATTTACAACAATGCCTCCAATGACTTCAATGCGATTTACAACAATGCCTCCAATGACTTTACCAGCTTCAATTCGCTTAACAACAACTCCTACAACAACAATGGCCCCCACAACAACTCCATTCttcacaacaacaacaatgcCACCTACTACAACACCAATGCAAACGAGAAGACAAACAACGATACCACCTTTCACGCAACCTGTAACTAGTTCATTCCAAACAACTACAGGTTTTCCGACTAGTACCTACTTCCCACAATTTTTGACCACGCTGTTCTCAACTATCCGCCCACGAAGAGTTTCAGCAACTGAATCACCAATTACAATTGTGACACCAATTTCAAACAGAATACAACCTGTCACAAGCCCAAGAGTTGATATAAGTACCAATGTGTTTGATTTAACTACGGCTGGAAGTACTAGACGACCGACTACAGTTGATTTAACAACTGGTACTACTCGGAGAATTGCTACAACAACAGTGCCCACAACTGTGCCTTTTACGGTACCTATTAGTACTACAGTTAGAAGTAGGAGACGAAGTACTACCACTACTACAACTCTACCAACAACTACCACAATTCTCACTACGACAACTCCACCAACTACGAGAGCTACAAGTCAGAGAAGTGCTAGACGTAGTACTACCACCGAAGCAACAACTACTACTACAAATGCTACGAAAAAACTTAGACAGTTGACGGAACAACAAAAGAAAGATTTGGAAGCCATAGCGCAACTTGAACAAGAACAAGCGGCAATCCTTCGACAACTTGCATTCCTTACTAACCTG AATATTGGCGGTAATATGAGGACCACAACAGATAGAACTGATTTGGCTAAAagg aTTGTTGCTTTGGCAGTTGAACGAGATAAGGACCGTCCAAAACCAATAACAACGACACCCCTCCCCGAAGTATCAACCCCTGAATCAAAACGCGAAGCCAAAAAAATCAGCGTTTCCAGCGACCAATCACTTGAAGAAATAGTGAAACAATTTAATATCGTAACCCCTTCACCAATCACCACAGAATACGGTAAAAGCAACGACGCAATCATCGCTGCTCTGCTTAAAGAACAAGGAATTGGTCCAACAACCCCTAAAGTTCTCGAAGACGTATACAgtcacacaacaacaacaaccaaACGTCCCAAAACCACAACACGTCCACCAGGCCCTCTCATGCAAAGCTTGAACTGGCTACTCAACGTTCTTGCCCCTCAACCCACCACAACAACCACCACCAAAAGACCAAAACCGAAAACGAAAACCAAATCAAAACCTAAACCCAAACCTAAACCCGAACCAAAACCCGACGAAATACTAACCCACCAACCCACACACATCACACCTGTGGTCACAGCAGCCCCGCGCCGGAACCTCGTCAGTTCACTGTCACAGCAAGACATTCAGAAATTAATCCGCCAGCTGGAAAACATCCAAAAGGACCCGACAAACTCACAAGAGCTTGACTTTTCGCAAATTAAGAGTCTCCAAGCGCTGCTTAACTCAGACGAAGGGGTGCAAGTAACGTCTTCGGGAAGCACAGGAGCCACTTCACGGCCTAACACAACCCCTCTCACCACCGCAAAACGCAGGAATAAAGGCCGGGTGGCCAAATCGACAACAGCTGAGCCTCTGAGTGTTAGTAATAGTATCGCTGATGACGAGGAATTTGTTTCGACGACTACGACTAGGTCCAGGGTTTCGCTACCGCCTGTCAGACTACGACCTGTTCCAGGGATTGAGGATGGGGATACTTTGGTTCGAGGGCAATTGATTACAGCAGCAGTGAACGTCACAAGGGCTATTTCCTCGTTCCTGGGAACGGCTTTGCAG GATGCTGCTCAACAAGTTTCGAGACTATTTGCAAACGGGTCTGCAAATTTCAAAGATTATTTGGGTTCTAGTTCGGTTTTAGCGAACGCTTCGAATTTTTCCGCGGCTAGTAGAGTTTAG